A single genomic interval of Bradyrhizobium japonicum USDA 6 harbors:
- a CDS encoding sensor histidine kinase, with protein MSVEFDLENDPESWVRTVKPHSSPACEPARSFIDDHLIGQDAIGDRSYWTRSEELLFAVRPSRGGRFVYEAINQAFEALLGMSQQEVRELDVFECLAKEDAERLCEILRACLAEGTEAKIQHSLMLGGLLRDVETTVVPILHPMAGNAARLIGGHRLLQKEGLDCVTEEAAFLHGDVSLMSIREDIHQRIASELHDSTCQELVAASLGVMRVRTCLDKPRDVERLCDDIDASIDAALKEIRSLTYLLHPQDLTDRGLKATIEQHALGFGARTSLRVSTRIPAAVDKLPYASQLSVLRVIQEALTNIFRHAKATEVRIVVEAIEGHFHLTISDNGRGFPIDHTKRGNGAISPGVGIPAMRARLKQLGGTFEIRSDLAPRHSGTTLCAVFPHGLMTKRRSRRASLKS; from the coding sequence TTGAGCGTTGAGTTCGACCTCGAAAACGACCCGGAAAGTTGGGTGCGTACCGTGAAGCCACACAGTTCTCCTGCTTGCGAGCCGGCGCGTTCCTTTATCGACGATCACCTGATTGGCCAGGACGCAATTGGCGATCGCTCATATTGGACACGCTCCGAAGAGCTCCTTTTCGCGGTCCGCCCCTCACGTGGCGGGCGCTTCGTGTACGAGGCAATCAATCAGGCCTTCGAGGCTCTCCTTGGAATGTCGCAGCAGGAGGTCCGAGAGCTGGACGTCTTCGAATGTCTTGCCAAGGAAGACGCCGAGCGTCTCTGTGAAATCCTCCGGGCATGTCTTGCGGAAGGAACCGAGGCCAAAATCCAGCACAGTCTGATGCTCGGCGGGTTGCTGCGGGATGTCGAGACAACCGTTGTTCCGATTCTCCATCCCATGGCCGGCAATGCGGCCCGGTTGATTGGCGGTCATCGGTTACTCCAGAAGGAGGGGCTCGACTGTGTGACTGAAGAGGCTGCTTTCCTTCACGGGGACGTCAGCCTGATGTCCATCCGCGAGGACATCCACCAGCGGATCGCATCGGAGCTTCATGATTCGACATGCCAGGAGCTGGTTGCCGCCAGTCTTGGTGTGATGCGTGTCCGCACTTGCCTCGATAAGCCGCGTGACGTCGAGCGGCTTTGCGATGATATCGACGCGTCGATCGACGCGGCACTCAAGGAAATCCGTTCACTGACCTATCTGCTCCACCCCCAGGATCTGACGGACCGGGGACTCAAGGCGACGATCGAGCAGCATGCCTTGGGGTTTGGTGCACGTACGTCGTTGCGGGTGAGCACGAGGATACCCGCCGCCGTCGATAAGCTACCTTACGCGAGCCAGCTCTCGGTGCTGCGGGTCATTCAGGAGGCCCTCACGAACATATTCCGCCACGCGAAGGCGACGGAGGTCAGAATCGTCGTCGAGGCGATCGAGGGTCACTTCCATCTGACGATCAGCGACAACGGGCGCGGTTTTCCGATCGATCACACAAAACGTGGCAACGGGGCGATATCGCCCGGTGTCGGCATTCCCGCCATGAGAGCGAGACTTAAGCAGCTTGGGGGCACGTTCGAGATCCGGTCCGATCTTGCACCGCGACATTCCGGCACGACGCTGTGCGCGGTGTTCCCGCATGGTCTCATGACCAAAAGGCGCAGCCGGCGCGCGTCACTGAAATCATAA
- a CDS encoding response regulator transcription factor produces MKRIVIADDHEVVRSGLRAIVETRSDWIVSGEATNGEQAVAVAVETRPDVVIADYSMPLMNGLEVSRRLKSMHLRTEVLILTMHENEELLTEAILAGVRGFLFKSDASKHLIFAIEALLDGRPYFTGVLLEKLLHEYQAGKQNTSDMLLTAREQGVVQLIAEGHTNKSIGVILKLSVKTVETHRASAMRKLRMSSTAELVRYAVRRKLVNP; encoded by the coding sequence GTGAAACGCATCGTGATTGCGGATGATCATGAAGTCGTACGTTCCGGGCTCCGAGCGATCGTTGAGACCCGCTCAGACTGGATCGTCAGCGGAGAGGCGACGAACGGCGAGCAGGCTGTGGCGGTGGCGGTGGAGACGCGTCCGGACGTCGTGATAGCCGACTATTCGATGCCGCTGATGAACGGACTTGAGGTCAGCCGCCGCCTCAAGTCGATGCACCTGCGCACCGAAGTATTGATCCTGACGATGCACGAGAATGAGGAATTGCTGACTGAAGCCATCCTGGCTGGCGTTCGCGGCTTCCTGTTCAAATCGGACGCCAGTAAGCACCTGATCTTCGCGATCGAGGCCTTGCTCGATGGCAGACCTTACTTCACGGGCGTTCTGTTGGAGAAGTTGCTCCACGAATACCAGGCCGGCAAGCAAAATACGTCCGATATGCTGCTCACCGCGCGCGAGCAGGGCGTTGTCCAGCTTATTGCAGAGGGACACACCAACAAGTCGATCGGCGTCATCCTGAAGCTGAGCGTAAAGACCGTCGAGACCCACCGCGCGTCAGCGATGCGCAAGCTCAGAATGTCATCGACGGCCGAGCTGGTCCGCTACGCCGTTCGCAGGAAGCTCGTCAATCCTTGA
- a CDS encoding methyltransferase family protein: MSSQRVSGTAVQRTIAVLGSAVFFVVAPCTLAGLIPWSITGWQLRPPFLGLELTRGIGAIMILAGVPGLVDAFARFALQGLGTPAPIAPPPNLVVTGLYRYVRNPIYVAVVAIILGQAVLMGDSRLIVYGALLWLFFHVFVLAYEEPTLERTFGSEYEAFRAAVPRWIPRMTPWRSK, from the coding sequence ATGAGCTCTCAGCGAGTGTCGGGAACCGCGGTGCAACGAACCATTGCCGTCCTGGGCTCGGCGGTTTTCTTTGTGGTCGCCCCATGTACGCTGGCGGGGCTCATTCCATGGTCGATCACGGGATGGCAACTCCGGCCGCCGTTCCTTGGTCTGGAGCTGACGCGCGGCATCGGCGCGATAATGATTCTCGCAGGCGTGCCGGGGCTCGTTGACGCATTTGCGCGTTTCGCGCTGCAGGGTCTCGGCACCCCTGCGCCCATCGCGCCGCCCCCGAATCTCGTGGTGACCGGACTCTACCGTTATGTGCGTAATCCAATATACGTCGCGGTCGTTGCTATCATCCTGGGTCAAGCGGTGCTGATGGGCGATTCGCGCCTCATCGTCTACGGCGCGCTGCTTTGGCTCTTCTTCCACGTCTTCGTTTTGGCGTACGAAGAACCCACGCTCGAGCGGACGTTTGGGAGTGAGTACGAGGCGTTCCGCGCCGCCGTCCCGCGCTGGATACCGCGGATGACCCCGTGGCGGTCGAAATGA